The Pyrenophora tritici-repentis strain M4 chromosome 9, whole genome shotgun sequence sequence AAGGTATGAGCAAGCCACAATTGCCTTGGAAACTGCGCTATGCTCACGAGGAACAACCCAGGAGATATCCTTATCGGTCTTATCCGGATTTGGGTTCCCGTATGATGCCTGGAGAGCACCGGTAGTGAATAGCCAGACAGCCATCAAAAAGGATCCGCAAAGTAGAGCTGGGCGTCGTCCAAATTTGTCCAGGTACATGATAGCTGGTAGGGTCATAGCTACGTTGATAATGTACTGGATCGAAGCGGTGAGGAGCTCGTCGGCGATGCCAGCCCCGCGCATGATGAACACGATATAGTACATCATTATATTCTATATAACATTAGCCCACTCTCTCACACACATGTTCACAGGGCCATATATACTGACCATTCCAGATAGTTGACTCCACGCCTGTATGGATACTCCAAGAATAACACGTTTGAGGATGCGTGGTTTGGTAAGTGCGGCGAAGCTCGTCTCAGCCACCTCACGCTCGAAGCGAAGTGCCTCCTCAATCTCCTTGTATTCGGCAAGCACCTTTGGATGATTCATATCACCATGACCATGGAGATTCGCAAGGGTTCGGAGAGCCTCATCCCAACGGTCCTTAGAGGCTAGCCAGCGTGGGGATCGagggaagaagaagaagccgaGAAAGAGGAGAAGACCTGGGATAGCCTGAACGCCCCAAGGGATCCTGAAAGCGGCAGTACCTTGGTTTGGGTTCTTGACACCACCCAATTTCCGACCAATGGGCAAAATGTGCTGTGGCAAAGAAAATGCAAAAACTCGTACCTGTTGAAGTGAAACTACACGTCCGCGGATTTCCTTGGGAGCAATCTCGGCCTGATACACTGGAACAATCGCTGAGCAAATACCGATGGCGTAGCCACCAATGACTCGGCCGACACAGAGAAGAGCGACACCGTTGGAAGCCGCCTGTAGGATTGCTCCCACGACCCAAACAAGAGCGGCGATCTGGATGGCGTTTCGACGCGACAGACGGTCGGCaaggaaagaagaagaaagtGCTCCCACGAGCGAACCTGCTGGCATACTGGCAGTGATTCCACCTTGGCGAGTGCCGGCTGGGTTTTTGAAGTACTTCTTGTAAGCCGGTGTACCGATGGCGCCAGACATGGAGGAGATATCGAAACCGAACAGAATACCGCCAAGAGCAGCAAAGCCGCAAATGGCGTAGACGTTGTAGATTTGGGGGAACTGCGAGATCATTGTGAGCGCATATCTTAAGACGCGACTAGGATGTTGAGTCCTTGCCTTCATCCTATCAAATGGGAGGTCTTGGTTGAGAAGAAGTTGCACGCAAAACTGCGGGTGGAAGAAAGAAGTAGCAGGATCAGTAATATTACTTATAGTACCAGGCCCGCGGGAAGTAAAGTGGGGGAGCGCGTGATATCGCGCGGCCCAAGTCCGTGCGGGTGGGCTACACCTTTCACTCACTTGACGCCGCCTTTACCTCGTTCCCGACCAACTACACAATCCCTGATCCTAGCAATCACCCGGGTTTTAatgtggtggtggtggtgttgaCCAAGGTTGTAACGTTGTAACCCCGCAATCGGGCGTTTGGCCAGGGCATATGTAGATCCTACAGAAATCCGGTAATATTGCCCGGGGTAGCGCGTTGGCCATATTGTTTGCAGGAGAATCTTCAATGAGGTGGACTCGACACATATGATCTTCCCACT is a genomic window containing:
- a CDS encoding AraJ, Arabinose efflux permease, translating into MKFPQIYNVYAICGFAALGGILFGFDISSMSGAIGTPAYKKYFKNPAGTRQGGITASMPAGSLVGALSSSFLADRLSRRNAIQIAALVWVVGAILQAASNGVALLCVGRVIGGYAIGICSAIVPVYQAEIAPKEIRGRVVSLQQVRVFAFSLPQHILPIGRKLGGVKNPNQGTAAFRIPWGVQAIPGLLLFLGFFFFPRSPRWLASKDRWDEALRTLANLHGHGDMNHPKVLAEYKEIEEALRFEREVAETSFAALTKPRILKRVILGVSIQAWSQLSGMNIMMYYIVFIMRGAGIADELLTASIQYIINVAMTLPAIMYLDKFGRRPALLCGSFLMAVWLFTTGALQASYGNPNPDKTDKDISWVVPREHSAVSKAIVACSYLFVATFATTWGPVSWTYPSELFPSKVRAKAVSLATASNWAWNCILAFAVPPLLWSINWKMYMIFGTFNAVAFIHMFLTAPETKGKTLEEMDDVFDSGLPAWKAGNIESRLDRVQRDIEAGNLKVSGYGHAERVNVEPKV